One genomic segment of Impatiens glandulifera chromosome 6, dImpGla2.1, whole genome shotgun sequence includes these proteins:
- the LOC124943892 gene encoding LOB domain-containing protein 30-like, which translates to MSTETNSSARIIIRPCGACRYLRKKCLDNCIFAPYFNSDQGTANFASIHKIFGASNVTKLLTNIPIDKRPEAVRTLNYEAYARLQDPIYGCVSQIFGLQNQVINLQRENAWLQAQVARQPPPLQPPQQPYQHQPHQQPPQYSLSMSDYPLVGGATYDMAPLFEFDPNIGSSQQQDSWAANQQPFHDDHNTFAGVPVGGGDGGGGEELLMRNQRGRKRSAPSMPPGTN; encoded by the exons CCTGTAGATACTTACGAAAGAAATGCCTTGACAATTGCATATTTGCACCTTACTTTAATTCCGATCAAGGAACTGCCAATTTCGCGTCAATTCATAAGATATTCGGAGCAAGCAACGTTACAAAACTTCTAACGAATATTCCGATCGACAAACGGCCCGAGGCAGTTAGGACTTTAAATTATGAAGCTTATGCTCGTCTCCAAGATCCTATTTATGGTTGCGTATCTCAAATCTTTGGTCTCCAAAATCAG gtGATCAATCTTCAACGAGAGAATGCGTGGTTGCAAGCCCAAGTAGCCAGGCAGCCGCCACCTCTGCAGCCACCTCAGCAGCCATATCAGCACCAGCCACATCAGCAACCGCCACAGTATTCTCTGTCCATGTCGGACTACCCATTGGTTGGCGGCGCCACCTATGACATGGCACCTCTCTTTGAGTTTGATCCAAATATTGGATCATCTCAACAACAGGATTCATGGGCAGCCAATCAGCAGCCGTTCCATGATGATCACAACACTTTTGCCGGTGTTCCGGTGGGAGGTGGCGACGGCGGTGGTGGAGAAGAGTTACTGATGAGGAATCAACGAGGAAGAAAAAGATCTGCCCCAAGCATGCCACCTGGCACTAAttga